One Phoenix dactylifera cultivar Barhee BC4 chromosome 8, palm_55x_up_171113_PBpolish2nd_filt_p, whole genome shotgun sequence genomic window carries:
- the LOC103703369 gene encoding GDSL esterase/lipase At4g10955-like, translating to MIERRAGEEGEEETKGAGVMAECAVEETGDGNKGEEPAEVEGHPYDFHVSGPRNLASSNWRDLIRSNWMDPSYKRTVIACFIQAVYLLELDRQDKRTEENGLAPKWWKPFKYKLTQTLVDERDGSIYGAILEWDRSAALSDFILMRPSGAPRAVLALRGTLLKSPTIRRDLEDDLRFLAWESLKGSVRFGGALGALKLVVDRFGSSNVCIGGHSLGAGFALQAGKALAKQGVFVECHLFNPPSVSLAMSLRIIREKAGSIWKRIRAVMLPLGGEVVLDSEEMKDSKPGQRRLCTEAKQWEPHLYVNNSDYICCYYTDRAGVAADVTPDIGDAAAKLFVMSKGPQKFIEAHGLQQWWSDDMELQVVVHRSKLINRQLRSLYTAVPPPAIPLKS from the exons ATGATAGAGAGAAGAgcaggggaagaaggagaagaggaaaccAAGGGGGCGGGCGTCATGGCTGAGTGCGCGGTAGAAGAGACGGGAGATGGGAACAAGGGAGAGGAACCGGCGGAGGTGGAGGGGCATCCCTACGACTTCCACGTATCGGGTCCTCGCAACCTCGCCTCCTCCAACTGGAGAGATCTCATCCGCTCCAACTG GATGGATCCAAGTTACAAGAGGACGGTGATCGCATGTTTCATACAAGCAGTATACTTGCTGGAACTAGACAGGCAGGATAAGAGAACTGAGGAGAACGGGCTTGCTCCGAAATGGTGGAAGCCCTTCAAGTACAAGCTGACACAGACTCTAGTAGATGAAAGGGATGGCTCCATCTATGGTGCAATTCTAGAATGGGACCGCTCCGCTGCTCTATCTGATTTCATACTGATGAGGCCGAGCGGCGCTCCCAGGGCCGTATTAGCTCTCAGGGGTACATTACTCAAGAGCCCCACGATAAGGAGAGATTTAGAGGATGATCTCCGGTTCCTAGCTTGGGAGAGCTTAAAGGGTTCTGTTAGATTTGGTGGAGCTTTGGGAGCATTGAAATTGGTGGTCGATAGGTTTGGCAGCAGCAATGTGTGCATCGGTGGGCATTCCCTGGGAGCTGGCTTTGCTCTCCAAGCAGGCAAAGCACTGGCAAAGCAAGGGGTGTTTGTGGAATGCCATTTGTTTAACCCACCCTCTGTTTCTCTTGCCATGAGTCTAAGAATTATACGAGAGAAAGCTGGTTCTATCTGGAAGAGAATCAGAGCTGTAATGCTGCCTCTGGGTGGCGAGGTTGTGCTCGACAGTGAGGAGATGAAGGATTCGAAACCTGGACAGAGGAGACTGTGTACAGAGGCCAAGCAATGGGAGCCACATCTGTATGTGAATAATAGTGACTACATTTGCTGTTATTACACCGATCGTGCCGGGGTTGCTGCAGATGTGACTCCAGACATTGGAGATGCCGCGGCGAAGCTATTCGTAATGTCCAAGGGCCCTCAGAAGTTCATCGAAGCTCATGGGTTGCAGCAATGGTGGTCGGACGACATGGAACTGCAAGTGGTTGTTCATCGAAGCAAGCTTATTAACAGGCAGCTAAGGTCACTATATACAGCAGTCCCACCACCGGCAATTCCATTGAAGTCCTAA